In Caretta caretta isolate rCarCar2 chromosome 11, rCarCar1.hap1, whole genome shotgun sequence, the sequence ACTCGCTGAAATTGTGTTGGAGACCTCAGCCCAGAGAACTAGTGCAGACTCCTTCAGAACTATGTTGCCCTGCTAGCATTAATTCCAGCCTAAAATGGGTTTTCTCTGCAATCAGaatgtaagggggaaaaaaaattttaaatgaaagattaaaTTCTGCCCACCATAGCAAAATCTGAGGGTTTACACAGGTTTCTATACCATCCCTGTTGATAAGGGGTTTCTTAAGAGGCCAATCcacatcccactgaagtcatgatGGAGGctctccattaacttcactgggcgTTGGATCAGATCCTAAGAGAAGCTTTAACTTACCAAAACGTAAAGCCCAAAACTCTTGTGAAATCCCTTTGATGTCGAAGTATCCCCCATAGATGTACATGCTGGAATTGTACACTACTGCGCTGTGGCCCTTTCTGTTAGCTGGAGCAATGCTCTGAAAACATTTTAgtaatgaaatgaaaaatcactTTAACAAACTTTGACACAGACATCCTGGATTTATGTAGGTTTATCTCAGCACCACTTTCTGCCccaattaagaaaagaaaatctagtgATATCTGGGTGAAACTCTTAGCAATTTTGATTTGGGTGATTTCATGTTCCAAATTGTATGAAATATGAATTTTTGCACTGAAACATGAAAGTTCAAATCTTCAGATGTGCTGATGTGAAAACTGATCCCATATCCGAACAAGAAGTTAATGTTTACATTTTGAGGTTTTCACTCAAAAACAggagtgggttttttgtttttgtgtgtactGATTCACTTTCATCCAAATAAGTCCCTAATTTAGAGTGAAGAAATGAAAAAATTGCCAGATTTTTGTGAAAACAGAGCACATCAAACTTTGAGGTTTATGAATATCGTCAATATCTTTAAACAATCCTAGTTTTAAGAGAATAAGCCGCTTGTAAAGTGGCAACCCATGCTTAATATTGGCCCTCTTGATTGAAGTGTTTTAAAAGAACAGTAGAGGTAATAACATTCAGCATTTACATCCTAGGATCAAAGTGTTTTGCAAAGGTAGGTAGTATCCCAGTTTTTCAGAACGGGGAAACCTCAGCTATTGAAATTGCAGGGAAATAAAGCAGTGTACTTTACAGCAACATGTCCCTGAGGAGTCTAGACTGGAACTGTTTTGAAGAACACATTTTAAAGCAACCTTTTTAATCAATATGTATTTGATTCACACATTCCCTGGTTTCTTACCTCAGTCTCCACTGCTGTGTGCCGGCACTCAGTCCATCTCGCTGAatctaaaaggattttttttaaacaaagtgtaGTTTATATCTAGGACCACAAGAGGACACTGTTCCTTCTAAAATtgctattctgatttttttttttaagtgtcatcCTGGTGTATTTACCATATAGCAAGGATGAAACACATAACACTAACATAGCAGTATAGTGAGCTACCAAAGGGCATATTTTAATCACCTTTATCTAAGTTGTCTTTTCATACTCTGAGCTAAGAAAATATTACACTGTATTATAGACTTCCTACACCAAGGTTTCTCAATGTAAATATCACCATCAGCCATTCTGTATGTTATACATAAAAAGTTTGTGTTTTCATCTGGGGAATGCTCTTCTTTTGTAACACCATAATGTAGTCTAAATGTGCAAAAGTTCCATTTACCTTGAGATCTTGGTAGTGAATATTTTTAATgagggcaatttaaaaaaaaaagtaaatcttTCACTGATACTCTATAGAGTCCAATTTTTACTGATGAGTAATTTAGTGCTATGACTCAGGGAAGCCTATTTCATACGATGCTTTACACTTTGATAGGagttttcatctgaggatctcaacaTTCATTAATTCAGGCAGGTGAGTGAGTATTTCTACTTTAcatgatgggaaactgaggcagagataggGAAGAACTTGCCTAAGATCATATAGTGAAATAAGGAGAGAACAGTAGCAAGGAGTCTTCACTCCCAGTTTTCGCCTCCAGCCACTAGCCATGCTACTGCTCGtgggaaaatatatataatatgctTATGTAATGTTGCACTGAAATATTAATAGTAAATTATTTAACAGCATATAAAATTAAATACTGCAATATTGTCCagggaaaatatataaaatattattggATAGAATATTAATGTCCCATTGCCTTTATTAGAGCTAAATcagtgataaaaacaaaacaaaaaaattagtcTTTCAAGACAGTCAGGAAAAATTTTAAGAAATGCTGTTttcatttttcccttttcttcatcTTAAGTAGTTTTCTACTTTATTTGATCTttttagggcatgtctatacttacCGGGGATcgatgctgctgcaattgatacactgggggttgatttagcaggtctagtgaatacccactaaatcgaccacagatcactctcctgtcaactccggtactccaccggaaggagaagcataaggtaagttgacAGAAAAGCATCTCATGTCGACACAacgcagtgtagacaccaccataagttgacctaagctacatcgactccagctacattattcatgtggctggagttgcgtaacttaggtccaCTTACCCCcgtagcatagacaaggccttagtgccAGCCTTTCTATGTGTTTCTCAGAGTGCAAAATACGTTACTATTTTCTTCCCGTAATAGACAAAAACTTGTGACTTTTCTTTACATTGGAcgtaatttagaaaaaaaatcccctcATATCTAAGCCTGCTATTTCACTGCTAAAGAACTTTTTAAAGATCAACTTATAAAACTCTAAAAGTAAAGAGTCTAATGAAAATGCTGAAAACCTTGAGTACAGAAATGTTGCTACAAAATGTTTCCTGCTGGAAAGGAAAATTGATTGTTTGACAGTTTAACAGCCGAATTTTTTAGTACAAAATTCTGTCTGTGGTTTTGCATGTAAAACTCGCAGTGAAGCCAAAGGGAAATGGGAGCGTGTGTACATACACGTACATCAGAGGACACAACTGGGCCCTTGCTATTTATTACCCTCTGTGGAATTACTTCGTATTTGAGCTGCCTCTTGGAAGAAAACTGGTTATCTTGTTCCATACCAATGTCATACATCCAGAGAGGGATCTTCACCTGCGTAAAAGCAGAATCCACCATCCCACCGAAAATATAGAGGATGCCCTGCAAGCACAATGATATTCATTTATCACCCGGAGTGCAGTACAAAAatctaaaaacaattttaaaaggacaaagcCCCCATCACCAAATAAAATACCCCAAAATGCACAGCCAATCTTATCCAGTCAACAAGAATGCCACTAggccattttttattattatttgagtGCTGTATAAGGACAGCAAAAAATCATCCAGTGATACAGTTTATGATAGTATAGTAATTCTTatttatcaaaacattttacagaCCACATACAGATATCATGCCTGAAATACAGCCAAGTCTTGGGGGGAAGGTGACAAATTGTTTCCCAGGGCACAGCAACGAAACAGTTTGTGCCACAGCACCAAAGAAAAACATCTATTGAGGAGCAGGACTAATTTAAACTCACCTGATAAGCCACCATTGAATGTTCTTCCAGTTCTTCTGGGCCATCTTCTGAACAATCCAGTTTTTCCCATTCATTGCTTGCTAGGAAACAAAAGGAGCGCTAAAATGGATACACACAAACCACATGGAAGTCAGCAGTAGGGTGAAGATGAGATGCTTTGAAGGAGGCATCTTTGGTTCTGCCTGCACTTCCAAAATGAGCCACGACTGATATTGGGATCAAACACAGTTTTCCCGTTGACCGGTGTGGGAAGgtgaaaatgtaaacaacttTAACTGGATGGTTCATTcaccattttttttctattagCATGGAAGGTTGAATTAATTTCTCCCACAAAATAGGTTTGTACTTTTCTATTTGGCAAACAATTTTATCTCTCTCTTGGTTTGAACAGAGTTAAAATTGTTAATGGTTTTTATGTATTGTACACCAAAGCCTTGGTATCCCACAAGCATCAGTTTCAGCATAGCACTGGGATTCATGCTAGTGAACTGACCCTGACTAGGCCAGAATGGGGAGCACAAAACACTGGGGTGTTAATTGAACTTCAcaaaaaagtgtttgttttaatttctttgtaATGAAAGTTGCAAATTTGATAATTCAGCCTTACAATATCCAGGTGTTTTTGTACTAAAATGTTGCAGTAATtatctgtatttttaatatgtaACTTGAATCAGAGTATTTTAAGGAGAGCATTATTTTTAGCTTAAAATAAGGGAAAACAAATCTGATGCTTCGGTGTGTAATGACAACAGGAACATATGTGCACCCCATTACATAATTAGGTAGGTGCATTATGAGCTTTTCACCTATACCACAACCATTCAGCTTTGGCACTTGCGAGAGGCAGAATACCAGCTTCAATGGATCAATATGGCAAATCCTACCATTCCCAAACTGTGGAATGTGAACTTGACAGTCCATCTATTCACTTTACAGTTTTTTAAGAAGGTAGCAGGTGAACCATTAAAGTTTGGAAGCCGGTGGCCTAGAGACTTGTTATGCTATGGAGTGGCTCCGATTTCACAAGGATCCATGTGTGACTCTGCATCCAGTCGTACAGTGGAGGGACACACTTACCTATATTGTACCGCCAGAAGTCACTTAGGCTGCTATTGCACCGACCCCCATAAAGATAAACAAACcctctgcagatgctgcaggcatGTTTGAACCGATCGCATGGAAAAGGCTTGCTCTGTGGTACAGGTTTCCATAGGCACATTGCAGTTTTCCTTTTCATCCCTACATCTGGGTTCTTGCCAAATCCATTGTCTTCTGTAAAGGGTAGCAGTACCAGGGAGATCCCCCCAAAAAGTCAGGGACCCAGTCTCATCTTGGTACAGTCTGCGAATGAGAGTGAGGGAGAATTTAAAATAGTGTCAGACGTTTGATGCAGCCCTATGATACAAAACGTTCCTGTTTTCTGCCTGCCTCACCAAAACTAACACCATTTAACTTACGTCAGTTAATGAACTCCACAGCAACACCACTTCTTTCGTCAATTGGGGTAACACACTGATTATAATAtatttggacttcagtaaagcatttgatatgtTGACTCACAAAATCTTCCTTTCCGAacccagtgtttttcaaagttcgggtcgcgatccagtactgggtcgcggcaTGTAAGGTGCTGGATCGCTTTGCTCAGCAGCCAGGGACCCTAGgaactctggtcagcactgctgaccaggacgTTAAAAATCCCAtcgcccagctaaggcaggctagtgcctacctgttcctATGCTGCACCTCGGAAGCGGCCAGAagcaggtctggcttctaggcaggggggccacggggctctgcgtgttgcccctgccccaagcaccggcttcgcactcccattggctgggaacgggccaatgggagctgggggtgggggtgggggtgtgccgCGCAGAGCTGCTTGCGTACCTCAGCCTAGGAGccgcacctgctgctggccgcttccggccCCTTCCAGGTCACAGTGCAGTCCACGGTACCAGGACAGacgggaagcctgccttagcaccccggctgcgccgctgaccgggagctgccggAGTTAAGTCCGCGcctcaattccctgccccagccttgagccccttcctgcaccccaaacccctcatccccggctccaccccagagccctgaccccctcccacaccccaaatccctcacccagccttgagccccctcaaacccagaaccccttctgcaccccaaattcctcatctccagctccgttgggtcatgggcatcaattattttcttcaactgggtccccagaaaaaaagtttaaaaaccactGTTTGAATTTAAGACTTCTGTGAATTGCAAAGTGATTGAAAGATGGCAAATAAAGGGAAGTAACAGACAATGGGCTTTGTCTAGGAAAGGtgtacagaaataaaaccacAGGGACTGTGGCTAGGTTTGTTTTACATCCTCTTGTAATCTGTGtctgatacaaagttgggaggacAAAACATACAGATTAAAAGTGGGCCACAAGAAGTAACCCAGACTGAATTTAGACGCCACGCTCAAAGGCATCTGGAATCAAGGCAGACCTGGAGAAAACAAAGTAATACTTTAACCTAatttgccacaagatatcactgtATTTGGTGTAAAGAGAGCAAGAGCATTcatctaccttttttttttttaaaaagttttaaccCTTTTCTTGTTGGGGCATGGCTAATGCTTAAAAGCTGCTTATTTTATGGGAGCACAGATAATTTCAATAATGGTAGCCATTCCGTTTAAAAGACACACCATTTGTGAAACTGAGTGTGCCTTTTTCAACTGGACACTCTTGGTGTTAGCCAGAGTCCAAAATAACAAGAATTGAGAAGGAGGCTAAAGGTAGAAATCTAAGGTTACAGATTACAGACTAGCAGGcaaagcacatttgaaaatatcaGTCAATAGTCATAGGTGTGAATGTATACTAAATAGCTAGTGCTCTAGGGAACCATcttcagactagggaccgaatggctaggcagcagttctgcggaaaaggacctaggggtgacagtggatgagaagctggatatgagtcagcagtgtgcccttgttgccaagaaggccaatggcattttgggatgtataagtaggagcattgccaacagatcgagggacgtg encodes:
- the LOC125644931 gene encoding host cell factor 2 isoform X5, encoding MKRKTAMCLWKPVPQSKPFPCDRFKHACSICRGFVYLYGGRCNSSLSDFWRYNIASNEWEKLDCSEDGPEELEEHSMVAYQGILYIFGGMVDSAFTQVKIPLWMYDIDSARWTECRHTAVETESIAPANRKGHSAVVYNSSMYIYGGYFDIKGISQEFWALRFDTGEWSQVSPQSCDTGPGPRHGHSAVVYGTGMYLFGGLMGLSEQRDLWKWDFTSCKWSTIRTSECKEKKEHLHRTQLWLSCKCWEKLKGKSTEFTYTTYSKSFWLDAAISWPDPEEWSTLNCH
- the LOC125644931 gene encoding leucine-zipper-like transcriptional regulator 1 isoform X6 translates to MKRKTAMCLWKPVPQSKPFPCDRFKHACSICRGFVYLYGGRCNSSLSDFWRYNIASNEWEKLDCSEDGPEELEEHSMVAYQGILYIFGGMVDSAFTQVKIPLWMYDIDSARWTECRHTAVETESIAPANRKGHSAVVYNSSMYIYGGYFDIKGISQEFWALRFDTGEWSQVSPQSCDTGPGPRHGHSAVVYGTGMYLFGGLMGLSEQRDLWKWDFTSCKWSTIRTRQGPPKVVGHSSVVFQDSMLTFGGGISNSRPNNSLWKYHFSSQTWEKLASTTE